A genome region from Variovorax paradoxus includes the following:
- a CDS encoding DUF1328 domain-containing protein, with product MLHYAVVFLVIALIAALLGFSGIAASAVGIAKILFVIFAILAIASFLAGLLRRK from the coding sequence ATGTTGCATTACGCAGTGGTGTTTCTGGTCATTGCGCTGATCGCCGCCTTGCTCGGCTTCAGCGGCATCGCCGCCAGCGCGGTGGGCATCGCGAAGATCCTGTTCGTGATCTTCGCCATCCTCGCGATTGCCAGCTTCCTTGCCGGCTTGCTCCGACGCAAGTAG
- a CDS encoding phage holin family protein translates to MLHPIFSTVLGHPELVADHLANYAALVRQETAQAGRGIVARVVAGVLAAASAMLALGLIGVAVLLGVLHGSFHWVLVIVPGMAVLIAAICGWYAARPSPGHGFDDLRAQLDADLQALHEAGARRER, encoded by the coding sequence ATGCTTCATCCGATTTTTTCCACGGTGCTCGGGCATCCGGAACTCGTCGCTGACCACCTCGCCAACTACGCCGCCCTCGTCCGCCAGGAAACTGCGCAAGCCGGGCGCGGCATCGTCGCCCGAGTCGTAGCGGGCGTCCTGGCGGCGGCCAGCGCCATGCTGGCCTTGGGGCTCATCGGCGTGGCCGTGCTGCTCGGTGTGCTTCACGGCAGCTTCCATTGGGTGCTGGTGATCGTTCCCGGCATGGCCGTGCTGATCGCCGCTATCTGCGGCTGGTACGCGGCGCGGCCGAGCCCCGGCCACGGCTTCGACGACCTGCGCGCGCAACTCGACGCAGACCTGCAGGCCTTGCACGAAGCCGGAGCGCGTCGTGAGCGTTGA